The following proteins are co-located in the Pseudomonadota bacterium genome:
- a CDS encoding TRAM domain-containing protein, translating to MDKSSFSVEIIDIALPNNYGVARRDNFVIFVPDAVIGDKVEVKISREEKRFAYGEIINIEEPSSFRTHAKCPHFGFCGGCTLQSLIYEKQLEVKENHLLQILRRIGSINVEKVEITPIAPSPDRYFYRSKLELAFGRKDGHTIIGLRERVSPFKKFTGQVVPLEKCLIFSPVVEKIIPLFSD from the coding sequence CATTTTCCGTCGAAATAATTGATATTGCTCTCCCAAACAACTATGGGGTTGCCAGAAGGGATAATTTTGTCATTTTTGTGCCAGATGCGGTTATTGGTGACAAGGTTGAGGTCAAGATTTCAAGAGAAGAAAAACGTTTCGCCTATGGAGAGATTATCAATATTGAAGAGCCATCTTCGTTCAGAACCCACGCAAAATGTCCTCATTTTGGTTTTTGTGGGGGCTGTACATTACAAAGCCTGATATATGAAAAACAGCTTGAGGTCAAAGAAAATCATCTACTCCAGATACTCAGGAGGATAGGCAGCATAAATGTAGAAAAGGTTGAAATTACCCCAATAGCCCCGTCTCCGGATAGGTACTTTTACAGAAGCAAGCTGGAGCTCGCTTTTGGGAGAAAGGATGGACATACAATCATCGGCTTAAGAGAAAGGGTCTCCCCATTCAAAAAGTTTACGGGTCAGGTAGTGCCTTTAGAAAAATGCCTGATTTTCAGTCCTGTTGTAGAAAAAATAATTCCACTATTTTCAGACAT